The Linepithema humile isolate Giens D197 chromosome 2, Lhum_UNIL_v1.0, whole genome shotgun sequence genome has a segment encoding these proteins:
- the LOC105673878 gene encoding uncharacterized protein isoform X2 encodes MEEETPETTENSQKEVMACPENATQQQSLETSTDTRSLNNDTDKPVPMEVEHNKKDLNNDAIDFTADINLDQLDTQKEVTDEDVMRHLDVIESIELDPETFGMNQSVEEIQCSSQEQDKEEITVIGVEPIKKKWYEIKILEKDAYFKERLSKLSRVLIASYPHYEKWLERIEKIEGTPICKVDEIRRCPLNKPHANRWKFICNEKQIEDVSIKEESNAESFKKTFKTLWCLEPIGVGGVNTNNIDEFPSFVLHAVKIFEDFLQTTITSTQDAVLSIKKEELSTDTDSRKDAAETKQQWMSLLVRCNSRDELMLFATGKDISENAMNRLKQTYESGPGKSCNVKSLYCRTINTYDDSVLTTFLVGAEALDEVVGDLKVQLVPKTNFWSNAAGAWNVVKAVTDLLKPTPKTTILEIGCGIGVIGLSLASKCREVIGVDAPLEINEAELTCQLNSIYNATFIRGSSSEVVNKLGSMRNLHYKNVVTYCIINTGTNMGRAIEVMTCLRKITSLRRIVMITTLTKQSVRAILELARPAESGLGHPFMPVRACVVDTLPTGPHFEAVILMERRLMHRLTQPWFIQMLEKESKTWDNTKALEKIINNDEPESSDVFRKNPLAKTELEKNFKPLPTKKTPSVKSDSSSSGKSKKLKRDHSPEIIELSKKVTKKFEKSGPKPWQQDVTIKKKNWLHENPALRINPLFDKKRENTEQIDLREKLSSNRIDTDLIQKVNESRKILEAAKEKLSGPTTVDATTAKEIKNVLSLVLDQTNKYHTQLPRSVWDRIAPAEIDQKAPSKKELDDDPLLKGRFVQEIRAKDLVITTANKEYLETEDVPKPKFRKYHNLRPLEPDNVMPVALKFVSNDRPKLPKKSFDNRNKQQNQDNSWHKNKDFERNRWNNAEPVRKPTSPMKRQEMPFRHRVQSPNRYSPKRPLLSPPRRPCSPPRRHLSPDRPYQGHSSPSHREYSPQRRKITPPRGPFSSLNVREMSPPRRSTAVSGRSMSPMRRQMSPLRPPLSPSRRQMSMMEYESSKRQMSPTYRLHERSPMRCQMSPERRPMSPVITMIPRSRDMIPPRHQSPMRHFSPPRIQTGRVASPPRRQPSPRRQSSPPNRFADEWDIPSRGAIEQSSTWQRSVNERVPENVWRNERQPTTSGNWPPSSDNDRYHKSTNQEKSWDIRDSSSHGNWGSKQSLAKPAMKESWQTSDNRWSGPSRSGGGGENWNRDKEILGGRKEPWKDTDKPRWEQAQSNNSNWNQGDKDDWNDLPEDARDPWGDESNLGLKERWMNFENQAASSSSGWSREPDKGDPWTKSKDSWQNKSQAFPTKPSCQNIGNPNINETRWLPLNDVNKKSTNWQGGTNTGAWQPSNYSFQSQSQRPFMANLFKDRR; translated from the exons ATGGAAGAAGAAACACCTGAAACAACAGAAAATTCTCAAAAAGAGGTTATGGCTTGCCCAGAAAATGCCACTCAACAGCAAAGTCTTGAGACTAGCACTG ATACAAGATCTCTTAATAATGACACTGATAAACCAGTTCCAATGGAGGtagaacataataaaaaagatttaaataatgatgCTATTGATTTTACTGCTGATATAAACTTAGATCAATTGGATACACAAAAGGAAGTGACAGATGAAGATGTAATGCGTCATCTGGATGTAATAGAAAGTATTGAACTAGATCCTGAAACCTTTGGTATGAACCAGTCAGTGGAGGAAATTCAATGTTCTTCTCAAGAACaagataaagaagaaataacaGTAATCGGTGTAGaacctataaaaaaaaagtggtatGAAATAAAG attctgGAAAAAGATGCGTATTTTAAGGAAAGACTGTCAAAGTTATCTCGAGTATTAATAGCTTCTTATCCCCATTATGAAAAATGGTTAGAAAGAATAGAGAAGATAGAAGGAACACCTATTTGCAAAGTAGATGAAATTCGACGTTGTCCGTTGAACAAACCACATGCTAATCGGTGGAAGTTTAtat GTAACGAAAAACAAATAGAGGATGTTTCTATAAAAGAAGAGAGCAATGCGGAATCTTTTAAAAAGACTTTTAAAACACTCTGGTGTCTTGAACCAATAGGAGTAGGAGGTGTTAATACGAATAATATAGATGAATTTCCATCTTTTGTATTACATGCTGTTAAG ATATTTGAAGATTTTCTCCAAACAACTATAACGTCGACTCAAGATGCAGttctttctattaaaaaagaagaattatcGACGGATACCGATTCAAGAAAAGATGCAGCGGAAACAAAACAACAATGGATGTCGTTGTTAGTGCGTTGCAATAGCAGGGATGAACTCATGCTTTTTGCAACTGGAAAAGATATCAGTGAGAACGCTATGAATCGTTTGAAACAGACATACGAGTCTGGTCCGGGAAAGAGTTGTAATGTCAAATCTCTGTATTGCAGAACGATAAACAC ATATGACGATTCAGTCCTAACTACATTCTTAGTGGGAGCAGAGGCTTTAGATGAAGTTGTGGGTGATCTAAAAGTGCAGCTTGTACCAAAGACAAACTTTTGGTCGAATGCTGCCGGTGCGTGGAACGTAGTTAAAGCGGTCACAGACTTGCTTAAGCCTACACCGAAAACAACGATACTTGAAATCGGTTGCGGGATTGGCGTGATTGGACTTTCGCTAGCGTCC AAATGTCGAGAAGTGATAGGAGTTGATGCGCCGCTGGAGATAAATGAAGCTGAATTAACTTGTCAATTAAACAGTATATACAATGCAACTTTCATAAGGGGATCTTCATCCGAGGTCGTAAATAAACTAGGTTCTATGCGTAACTTAcactataaaaatgttgtaacTTACTGCATAATCAACACGGGTACCAATATGGGTAGAG CCATTGAAGTAATGACGtgcttaagaaaaattacttCTCTCCGGCGTATCGTAATGATCACCACATTGACAAAACAATCGGTTCGGGCAATATTAGAACTTGCACGGCCTGCAGAAAGTGGGCTCGGTCATCCGTTTATGCCAGTTCGAGCATGTGTCGTTGATACATTGCCTACTGGGCCTCATTTTGAGGCCGTCATTCTAATGGAACGTAGACTCATGCATAGACTTACGCAACCATGGTTCATCCAGATGTtggaaaaagaaagtaaaacgTGGGATAACACTAAAgcattagaaaaaataataaataatgatgaacCTGAAAGTTCTGATGTATTCAGAAAAAATCCGTTAGCAAAAACTGAACTTGAGAAAAACTTTAAACCGTTACCCACGAAAAAAACACCTTCCGTGAAGAGCGACTCAAGTTCATcaggaaaaagtaaaaaattgaagcGAGATCACTCGCctgaaataatagaattatcgAAAAAAGTGACtaagaaattcgaaaaatccGGACCCAAACCATGGCAACAGG aTGTTACAatcaagaaaaagaattgGCTTCATGAAAATCCAGCACTTCGCATCAATCCATTATTTGAtaagaagagagagaatacAGAACAAATCGATTTGAGAGAAAAATTGTCGAGCAACCGAATAGACACGGATTTAATACAGAAGGTAAATGAAAGTCGTAAAATTCTCGAAGCAGCCAAAGAAAAATTAAGCGGTCCAACCACGGTTGATGCAACGACcgctaaagaaataaaaaatgtattaagttTGGTTCTCGACCAGACTAATAAGTATCATACTCAATTGCCACGTTCAGTGTGGGATCGCATTGCGCCAGCCGAGATTGATCAAAAGGCGCCGTCAAAGAAGGAGCTTGATGACGATCCTCTTCTGAAAGGTCGATTTGTTCAAGAAATCCGTGCTAAAGATCTCGTTATTACGACAGCAAACAAGGAATATTTAGAAACTGAAGATGTTCCGAAACCGAAATTCAGAAAGTACCATAATTTACGACCACTAGAGCCAGACAACGTGATGCCGGTAGCGTTAAAATTTGTATCTAATGATAGACCGAAATTGCCTAAAAAATCATTCGACAACAGAAATAAGCAACAGAATCAAGATAATTCTTGGCATAAGAATAAAGATTTTGAGAGAAACCGTTGGAATAATGCAGAACCTGTAAGAAAACCTACTTCTCCGATGAAGAGGCAGGAGATGCCGTTTCGACATCGAGTACAGTCGCCAAATAGATATTCACCAAAGCGTCCCTTACTGTCACCACCAAGACGTCCATGCTCGCCGCCTAGGAGACATCTTTCTCCAGATAGGCCCTATCAAGGACATAGCTCTCCTTCGCACCGTGAATATTCTCCCCAGAGACGTAAAATTACGCCACCCAGAGGTCCGTTCTCATCGCTTAATGTCCGAGAAATGTCACCACCAAGACGATCGACAGCGGTTTCAGGCCGGTCGATGTCACCAATGCGACGACAAATGTCGCCATTAAGACCGCCATTGTCTCCATCGAGACGACAAATGTCTATGATGGAATACGAATCATCGAAGAGACAGATGTCTCCTACGTACAGACTGCACGAGAGGTCGCCCATGAGGTGTCAAATGTCTCCAGAAAGGAGACCCATGTCGCCCGTTATAACGATGATTCCAAGATCAAGAGACATGATTCCACCGAGGCATCAGTCTCCTATGAGACATTTTTCGCCACCTCGAATACAAACTGGACGTGTTGCATCACCTCCAAGGCGACAGCCATCGCCAAGACGCCAAAGCTCGCCGCCGAATAGATTCGCGGATGAATGGGACATACCAAGCCGAGGTGCTATCGAACAGAGTAGCACTTGGCAACGGTCCGTTAATGAGAGAGTACCTGAAAACGTTTGGCGTAACGAAAGACAACCAACAACGAGTGGAAACTGGCCTCCTTCTTCTGACAACGATAGATATCACAAGTCAACAAACCAAGAAAAATCATGGGATATCAGAGATTCTTCATCTCATGGAAACTGGGGCTCGAAGCAGTCGCTCGCAAAGCCCGCTATGAAAGAATCATGGCAGACTTCGGATAATAGATGGTCTGGTCCTTCTAGATCGGGAGGCGGCGGTGAAAATTGGAATCGTGACAAAGAAATTCTGGGTGGGCGCAAAGAGCCGTGGAAAGATACGGACAAGCCGCGATGGGAACAGGCGCAGTCTAATAATTCTAACTGGAATCAAGGAGACAAGGACGATTGGAATGATCTTCCAGAAGATGCGCGAGATCCCTGGGGTGATGAAAGCAATCTTGGATTGAAGGAAAGATGGatgaattttgaaaatcaagCCGCGTCATCATCGTCTGGTTGGTCCAGAGAACCTGATAAAGGAGATCCCTGGACAAAATCCAAGGACAGCTGGCAGAATAAGTCGCAAGCTTTTCCGACAAAACCGTCATGTCAAAACATTGGTAATCCAAACATAAATGAGACGCGCTGGTTACCTCTAAACGATGTGAATAAGAAATCAACAAATTGGCAAGGAGGCACCAACACTGGAGCATGGCAACCATCAAATTATAGCTTTCAATCACAATCGCAAAGGCCATTTATGGCCAATTTGTTTAAAGATCGACGTTAG
- the LOC105673878 gene encoding uncharacterized protein isoform X1: MMDDTNTIVNKDEQYKVIDECMEEETPETTENSQKEVMACPENATQQQSLETSTDTRSLNNDTDKPVPMEVEHNKKDLNNDAIDFTADINLDQLDTQKEVTDEDVMRHLDVIESIELDPETFGMNQSVEEIQCSSQEQDKEEITVIGVEPIKKKWYEIKILEKDAYFKERLSKLSRVLIASYPHYEKWLERIEKIEGTPICKVDEIRRCPLNKPHANRWKFICNEKQIEDVSIKEESNAESFKKTFKTLWCLEPIGVGGVNTNNIDEFPSFVLHAVKIFEDFLQTTITSTQDAVLSIKKEELSTDTDSRKDAAETKQQWMSLLVRCNSRDELMLFATGKDISENAMNRLKQTYESGPGKSCNVKSLYCRTINTYDDSVLTTFLVGAEALDEVVGDLKVQLVPKTNFWSNAAGAWNVVKAVTDLLKPTPKTTILEIGCGIGVIGLSLASKCREVIGVDAPLEINEAELTCQLNSIYNATFIRGSSSEVVNKLGSMRNLHYKNVVTYCIINTGTNMGRAIEVMTCLRKITSLRRIVMITTLTKQSVRAILELARPAESGLGHPFMPVRACVVDTLPTGPHFEAVILMERRLMHRLTQPWFIQMLEKESKTWDNTKALEKIINNDEPESSDVFRKNPLAKTELEKNFKPLPTKKTPSVKSDSSSSGKSKKLKRDHSPEIIELSKKVTKKFEKSGPKPWQQDVTIKKKNWLHENPALRINPLFDKKRENTEQIDLREKLSSNRIDTDLIQKVNESRKILEAAKEKLSGPTTVDATTAKEIKNVLSLVLDQTNKYHTQLPRSVWDRIAPAEIDQKAPSKKELDDDPLLKGRFVQEIRAKDLVITTANKEYLETEDVPKPKFRKYHNLRPLEPDNVMPVALKFVSNDRPKLPKKSFDNRNKQQNQDNSWHKNKDFERNRWNNAEPVRKPTSPMKRQEMPFRHRVQSPNRYSPKRPLLSPPRRPCSPPRRHLSPDRPYQGHSSPSHREYSPQRRKITPPRGPFSSLNVREMSPPRRSTAVSGRSMSPMRRQMSPLRPPLSPSRRQMSMMEYESSKRQMSPTYRLHERSPMRCQMSPERRPMSPVITMIPRSRDMIPPRHQSPMRHFSPPRIQTGRVASPPRRQPSPRRQSSPPNRFADEWDIPSRGAIEQSSTWQRSVNERVPENVWRNERQPTTSGNWPPSSDNDRYHKSTNQEKSWDIRDSSSHGNWGSKQSLAKPAMKESWQTSDNRWSGPSRSGGGGENWNRDKEILGGRKEPWKDTDKPRWEQAQSNNSNWNQGDKDDWNDLPEDARDPWGDESNLGLKERWMNFENQAASSSSGWSREPDKGDPWTKSKDSWQNKSQAFPTKPSCQNIGNPNINETRWLPLNDVNKKSTNWQGGTNTGAWQPSNYSFQSQSQRPFMANLFKDRR, from the exons ATGATGG ATGATACAAATACAATTGTGAACAAAGATGAACAATATAAAGTGATAGATGAGTGTATGGAAGAAGAAACACCTGAAACAACAGAAAATTCTCAAAAAGAGGTTATGGCTTGCCCAGAAAATGCCACTCAACAGCAAAGTCTTGAGACTAGCACTG ATACAAGATCTCTTAATAATGACACTGATAAACCAGTTCCAATGGAGGtagaacataataaaaaagatttaaataatgatgCTATTGATTTTACTGCTGATATAAACTTAGATCAATTGGATACACAAAAGGAAGTGACAGATGAAGATGTAATGCGTCATCTGGATGTAATAGAAAGTATTGAACTAGATCCTGAAACCTTTGGTATGAACCAGTCAGTGGAGGAAATTCAATGTTCTTCTCAAGAACaagataaagaagaaataacaGTAATCGGTGTAGaacctataaaaaaaaagtggtatGAAATAAAG attctgGAAAAAGATGCGTATTTTAAGGAAAGACTGTCAAAGTTATCTCGAGTATTAATAGCTTCTTATCCCCATTATGAAAAATGGTTAGAAAGAATAGAGAAGATAGAAGGAACACCTATTTGCAAAGTAGATGAAATTCGACGTTGTCCGTTGAACAAACCACATGCTAATCGGTGGAAGTTTAtat GTAACGAAAAACAAATAGAGGATGTTTCTATAAAAGAAGAGAGCAATGCGGAATCTTTTAAAAAGACTTTTAAAACACTCTGGTGTCTTGAACCAATAGGAGTAGGAGGTGTTAATACGAATAATATAGATGAATTTCCATCTTTTGTATTACATGCTGTTAAG ATATTTGAAGATTTTCTCCAAACAACTATAACGTCGACTCAAGATGCAGttctttctattaaaaaagaagaattatcGACGGATACCGATTCAAGAAAAGATGCAGCGGAAACAAAACAACAATGGATGTCGTTGTTAGTGCGTTGCAATAGCAGGGATGAACTCATGCTTTTTGCAACTGGAAAAGATATCAGTGAGAACGCTATGAATCGTTTGAAACAGACATACGAGTCTGGTCCGGGAAAGAGTTGTAATGTCAAATCTCTGTATTGCAGAACGATAAACAC ATATGACGATTCAGTCCTAACTACATTCTTAGTGGGAGCAGAGGCTTTAGATGAAGTTGTGGGTGATCTAAAAGTGCAGCTTGTACCAAAGACAAACTTTTGGTCGAATGCTGCCGGTGCGTGGAACGTAGTTAAAGCGGTCACAGACTTGCTTAAGCCTACACCGAAAACAACGATACTTGAAATCGGTTGCGGGATTGGCGTGATTGGACTTTCGCTAGCGTCC AAATGTCGAGAAGTGATAGGAGTTGATGCGCCGCTGGAGATAAATGAAGCTGAATTAACTTGTCAATTAAACAGTATATACAATGCAACTTTCATAAGGGGATCTTCATCCGAGGTCGTAAATAAACTAGGTTCTATGCGTAACTTAcactataaaaatgttgtaacTTACTGCATAATCAACACGGGTACCAATATGGGTAGAG CCATTGAAGTAATGACGtgcttaagaaaaattacttCTCTCCGGCGTATCGTAATGATCACCACATTGACAAAACAATCGGTTCGGGCAATATTAGAACTTGCACGGCCTGCAGAAAGTGGGCTCGGTCATCCGTTTATGCCAGTTCGAGCATGTGTCGTTGATACATTGCCTACTGGGCCTCATTTTGAGGCCGTCATTCTAATGGAACGTAGACTCATGCATAGACTTACGCAACCATGGTTCATCCAGATGTtggaaaaagaaagtaaaacgTGGGATAACACTAAAgcattagaaaaaataataaataatgatgaacCTGAAAGTTCTGATGTATTCAGAAAAAATCCGTTAGCAAAAACTGAACTTGAGAAAAACTTTAAACCGTTACCCACGAAAAAAACACCTTCCGTGAAGAGCGACTCAAGTTCATcaggaaaaagtaaaaaattgaagcGAGATCACTCGCctgaaataatagaattatcgAAAAAAGTGACtaagaaattcgaaaaatccGGACCCAAACCATGGCAACAGG aTGTTACAatcaagaaaaagaattgGCTTCATGAAAATCCAGCACTTCGCATCAATCCATTATTTGAtaagaagagagagaatacAGAACAAATCGATTTGAGAGAAAAATTGTCGAGCAACCGAATAGACACGGATTTAATACAGAAGGTAAATGAAAGTCGTAAAATTCTCGAAGCAGCCAAAGAAAAATTAAGCGGTCCAACCACGGTTGATGCAACGACcgctaaagaaataaaaaatgtattaagttTGGTTCTCGACCAGACTAATAAGTATCATACTCAATTGCCACGTTCAGTGTGGGATCGCATTGCGCCAGCCGAGATTGATCAAAAGGCGCCGTCAAAGAAGGAGCTTGATGACGATCCTCTTCTGAAAGGTCGATTTGTTCAAGAAATCCGTGCTAAAGATCTCGTTATTACGACAGCAAACAAGGAATATTTAGAAACTGAAGATGTTCCGAAACCGAAATTCAGAAAGTACCATAATTTACGACCACTAGAGCCAGACAACGTGATGCCGGTAGCGTTAAAATTTGTATCTAATGATAGACCGAAATTGCCTAAAAAATCATTCGACAACAGAAATAAGCAACAGAATCAAGATAATTCTTGGCATAAGAATAAAGATTTTGAGAGAAACCGTTGGAATAATGCAGAACCTGTAAGAAAACCTACTTCTCCGATGAAGAGGCAGGAGATGCCGTTTCGACATCGAGTACAGTCGCCAAATAGATATTCACCAAAGCGTCCCTTACTGTCACCACCAAGACGTCCATGCTCGCCGCCTAGGAGACATCTTTCTCCAGATAGGCCCTATCAAGGACATAGCTCTCCTTCGCACCGTGAATATTCTCCCCAGAGACGTAAAATTACGCCACCCAGAGGTCCGTTCTCATCGCTTAATGTCCGAGAAATGTCACCACCAAGACGATCGACAGCGGTTTCAGGCCGGTCGATGTCACCAATGCGACGACAAATGTCGCCATTAAGACCGCCATTGTCTCCATCGAGACGACAAATGTCTATGATGGAATACGAATCATCGAAGAGACAGATGTCTCCTACGTACAGACTGCACGAGAGGTCGCCCATGAGGTGTCAAATGTCTCCAGAAAGGAGACCCATGTCGCCCGTTATAACGATGATTCCAAGATCAAGAGACATGATTCCACCGAGGCATCAGTCTCCTATGAGACATTTTTCGCCACCTCGAATACAAACTGGACGTGTTGCATCACCTCCAAGGCGACAGCCATCGCCAAGACGCCAAAGCTCGCCGCCGAATAGATTCGCGGATGAATGGGACATACCAAGCCGAGGTGCTATCGAACAGAGTAGCACTTGGCAACGGTCCGTTAATGAGAGAGTACCTGAAAACGTTTGGCGTAACGAAAGACAACCAACAACGAGTGGAAACTGGCCTCCTTCTTCTGACAACGATAGATATCACAAGTCAACAAACCAAGAAAAATCATGGGATATCAGAGATTCTTCATCTCATGGAAACTGGGGCTCGAAGCAGTCGCTCGCAAAGCCCGCTATGAAAGAATCATGGCAGACTTCGGATAATAGATGGTCTGGTCCTTCTAGATCGGGAGGCGGCGGTGAAAATTGGAATCGTGACAAAGAAATTCTGGGTGGGCGCAAAGAGCCGTGGAAAGATACGGACAAGCCGCGATGGGAACAGGCGCAGTCTAATAATTCTAACTGGAATCAAGGAGACAAGGACGATTGGAATGATCTTCCAGAAGATGCGCGAGATCCCTGGGGTGATGAAAGCAATCTTGGATTGAAGGAAAGATGGatgaattttgaaaatcaagCCGCGTCATCATCGTCTGGTTGGTCCAGAGAACCTGATAAAGGAGATCCCTGGACAAAATCCAAGGACAGCTGGCAGAATAAGTCGCAAGCTTTTCCGACAAAACCGTCATGTCAAAACATTGGTAATCCAAACATAAATGAGACGCGCTGGTTACCTCTAAACGATGTGAATAAGAAATCAACAAATTGGCAAGGAGGCACCAACACTGGAGCATGGCAACCATCAAATTATAGCTTTCAATCACAATCGCAAAGGCCATTTATGGCCAATTTGTTTAAAGATCGACGTTAG